DNA from Elusimicrobiaceae bacterium:
TCTTGGCTAAATTGGGCAATGCTTCTTTTTTCAAAATCTTCTTTTTTTATCGAACGGGCGGAAAGGCGCTTAAGCAATACTCTTTCGGGAGCAGATACCGATAAAGTTAAGTCAAAATAATCCCCCAACTGCGCTTCAAACAAAAGAGGCACTTCCACCACTCGTAAAAATGTTTTATTGGCTTTTAGGCGTTTGGAAAGTTCTTGAATAACTAAAGGATGCAACAAATTCTCCAGCTGTGTGCGTGCTCTAGGACTATTAAATATTTTTTGGGTTAAAAACTGTCTTTCTGAAGAACCGAATATTTTTTCTATTTTTTTCTTTACCTCAGCACGAAGTGAGATTTCTCTGACGAGTGCGT
Protein-coding regions in this window:
- the coaE gene encoding dephospho-CoA kinase (Dephospho-CoA kinase (CoaE) performs the final step in coenzyme A biosynthesis.); protein product: MKFKFPKQIVIGLTGGMLSGKSTVLDLFEKRGAFVLSCDALVREISLRAEVKKKIEKIFGSSERQFLTQKIFNSPRARTQLENLLHPLVIQELSKRLKANKTFLRVVEVPLLFEAQLGDYFDLTLSVSAPERVLLKRLSARSIKKEDFEKRSIAQFSQEKKMALADISLINSGSLAQLEEKVENIYRAILKIYQVK